AGATTTCGTCAAAGCCGACCTCCTCCCCGGCGATGGCGAATACGGTCGGCCTTCACCTCCTCCCGAGGGTCGACCCCCAAAACGACACCCGCCGGACCTCCTCCCCCGGCGGGTGTTGTTGTTTTTACGGTTGGTTTTTCCCGTCGACCCTTGACCACCCCATTCGCGGCAATTGCAATCGCAGCCGCAAGCGAATATTCCGGCGCTCATGAGCAAAGACCCCATCCATATCATCGGCGGCGGCCTCGCAGGTTCCGAAGCCGCCTGGCAAGCAGCGCAGGCCGGCGTTCCCGTCATCCTGCACGAGATGCGCCCGGTTCGCGGCACCGACGCGCACAAGACCGATGGGCTGGCCGAGCTCGTCTGTTCCAATTCCTTCCGCTCCGATGACGCCGAGAACAACGCGGTCGGCCTGCTGCACGCTGAAATGCGACTGGCCGGATCCCTGATCATGAGCGCCGGCGACGCCAATCAAGTGCCGGCCGGCGGCGCATTGGCCGTCGACCGCGACGGGTTCTCCGATACCGTGACGAAAAAGCTCGAGGCGCACCCGCTGATCACCATCCAGCGCGAGGAAGTGCCTGGCCTGCCGCCAGCGGACTGGGACCAGGCGATCATCGCCACCGGGCCGTTGACCGCGCCGTCGCTTGCCCAGTCAATCGCGGAAGCGACCGGGGCCGATGCACTCGCCTTCTTCGATGCCATCGCGCCGATCATCCACTTCGACACGATCGACATGGAGACCTGCTGGTTCCAGTCGCGCTACGACAAGGTCGGGCCAGGCGGCACCGGCAAGGACTACATCAATTGCCCAATGGACAAGGACCAATACCTCGCCTTCGTGCAGGCACTGGTCGACGGCCAGAAGACCGAATTCAAGCAGTGGGAAGGCACGCCCTATTTCGACGGCTGCCTGCCGATCGAGATCATGGCCGAACGCGGCGTCGAGACGCTGCGTTACGGGCCGATGAAGCCGATGGGCTTGACCAACGCGCACAATCCGACGGTGAAGGCCTACGCCGTGGTCCAGCTGCGGCAGGACAATGCGCTGGGCACGCTCTACAACATGGTCGGGTTCCAGACCAAGCTGAAGCACGCCGAACAGGTGCGCATCTTCCGCACCATTCCGGGCCTCGAAAACGCCGATTTCGCACGCCTGGGCGGCCTGCACCGCAACACCTACATCAATTCGCCGACCTTGCTCGACGGCTCGCTGCAGCTGAAGTCGCGGCTCGGCCTGCGCTTCGCCGGCCAGATCACCGGCTGCGAAGGCTATGTCGAAAGTGCCGCCATCGGCCTGCTCGCCGGCCGCTTCGCCGCCGCCGAGCGGCTCGGCCAAACACCGTCCCTGCCACCGCTTACCACGGCTTTCGGCGCCCTGCTCAACCACATCACCGGCGGCCATATCGTCTCCGACGACGAACCGGGCAAGCGTTCCTTCCAGCCGATGAACGTCAATTTCGGCCTGTTCCCGCCGGTCGAAGCACCCACGACCGAAGGCAAGCGCCTGCGCGGCAAGGACAAGACGGTCGCCAAACGCCATGCGATAACCTCGCGCGCGCTGGCTGATTGCCGGGAATGGCTTCGGTTGCCGGACCAGGCGCAGGCCGCGGAATGAAGCCCTAGGGTTGGACACTCGGCATAGAGTAGGATATCATCCTACTCTATATTGACATGGAGCAATCCAGTGGAATCCGCCGAGAAACTGTCCATCACCGTCACGCCAGCCATGGCGCGCATGATCCGCGAGAAGGTCGAGGATGGCTCCTTCGGCTCCGCGAGTGAAGTCATCCGCGCAGCGTTGCGGGCCTTCCAACGTGAGGAAGAAGAGCATGCCGAACGCATGGCTTCGATCAGGGCGCGCGTGAAGGCATCGCTCGAGGACAAGAGGCCGACTCTCTCAGGAGAAGAGGTTCGTGCCCACCTTCAAGGGCTGTTTGCCGAGAATACGAGCCCCGACCATGATTCAGCGACATGAGATTGACTACCGCCAAAGCGCGAGGTCCCATGAGCGGCATCTGGCGAGACGTAGCTTTCCAATTTGAACCCGATGTCGCGCTGGCGACGGCGAAAGCGTGGTCGTGGCTTTTGCCAGAGCCTTGGACCCCTCTCGTCTGCTCAATGGTGGGAGGCATGTTTGTCATGCGGCCGAACAACGAGGTTCATTGGCTGGACACCGGGACGGGCTTGGTCGAACGGGTGGCTCGGAGCGCGACGGATTTTGAGGAGATTATCAGGACTGCTCCTGATCTGGTTGACGAATGGTTCCTTCCGCCGCTTGTCGAACGCCTTCACGCCGCGGGCAAGAAGCCCAAGGCGGGAGAATGCTACGGCTTCACCATCTTGCCTGTCTTCGCTGAGGGAAAATTCGACGTAGACAACATGTTCGTGACTCCGGTCAGCGAGCAATTCGTCGGCATGGCGAACGTTCACCGCCAGTTGAACGAATTGCCCGATAGTTCGAGGGTGCGGATCAAGGTCGTCGACTAGGTTTGTACCTACTCCGCCGGCTCGGCGGCCGCACTTGGCAACCCCGGCTTGCCCGCCTCTTTCGGATTTCGCCTCACATAGGCCGCCTTCAGCGTCTCGGAGGTGTCGCGCGAGCCGTCATGGCTCCAGCCGGGCGGCTTGATCAGATAGTTGAGGCGGTCGCTCAGCGTCAGCCCGGGCGCAAGCGCATCCCTGAACATGCCGATCCATTCGTGGAACGCCACCTTCAGCGGATTGAAGGTGCCGATATTCTTGACGATGCCGTAGCGCGGCCGGTCTTCCTCCAGCTCCTCGACGAAGGTGCCGAACATGCGGTCCCAGATGATCAGCGTGCCGGCGAAATTGGCATCGAGATAGCGCGGATTGGTGGCGTGGTGGACGCGGTGGTGCGAGGGCGTGTTGAAAATGAATTCGAACCAGCCCCACATCTTGCCGATGGCCTCGGTGTGGATCCAGAACTGCCAGACCAGGTTGAAGCCGAAGGTGAAGGCGATCACCGCCGGATGGAAGCCGAGCAGCACCAGCGGCGCCTGCAGCACGAACATGAAGGTGAACAGGCCGGTCCAGCTCTGCCTGAGCGCCGTCGACAGGTTGTAGTGCTGGCTGGAATGGTGGTTGACGTGCTCGGCCCACACCCAGCGCACCCGGTGCGCGATGCGGTGATAGACGGCTGGGCCGACTCCTTAACACGATTGACGTTTACGTCAAAGTGCCGGCCAGCCCCTGCTCGCGCGCCGCAACAGCAACCAATGCCGGCGCAACGCAGACAGCCGTACGACGCCATCAAGCGGTGAACGGCGCAAGCCCTCCATCTTGTCGAGATAGGCACGCGACAGGACCAGGGGCAGAAAGGCCGGGCGCAACGACACCGGCAGCGCCGCGGCGCCCTGTTCGAAGGCGGAAAGGTGTTCGCGCGCCAGCGCTCTCATCGCCGCCACGGCGCGCTGTGCACCCGGCCCGCCATCGCCGGCAACAAATTCCTCTGGCGACGACCCCGCCGCCGCCAGGATGTCGACCGGGATGAAACACTGCCCGCGCTTGCGATGCAGCGGCAACAGAAGCAGCAGGCCGGTCATTGCCTGCGCGCAGCCTGCCCGGCCCGCCAGTTCGGCAAACCGGGGCGCCTCGACGGGATCAAGCACCATCGCCGCAAGCTGGATCAGCGCCGCGGCCGTCTCGCCGCAATAGCCTTCGATATCGGTGCGCGACGGCATCGGATCGTCGTACAGGTCGAATATGCGGGCTTCGAGCATGTTCTCGAAGGCCAGTTTCGGTAGTTTGAACGCGGCAATGGTAGCGTTCAAGGCTTCGGCGACGGGGTGACCGGCGCCAGCCTCGCCGCCGGCGGCTATGACATCGCGCCACCATTGCAGCCGCACCTCACCGGGCAGCGGCTCGTGGATGCGGTCGCGTATGCTCGCGATCTCGGCATTGAAGGCATAAAGCGAAACCAGCGCGTCGCGCTTGTCGGCAGGCGCATAGAGCGCGCTGAGATAGCGGTCGCGGTCGGCGGCGCGCACCGCGCTCATGACGATCTCAATGTTTTGCGGCATGTCAGTCGACGGCGATGAGCGCGGCGGCCACGGCGCGGTCCTCGGCCAGAAGCACGTTGTAGGTCCGCACCGCCGCCCCCGTCGACATCGGATCGGACGCGATACCTGCCTCTTTCAGCGTAGCACGCAGCTGCGCCGGCAATGGCCGGAGATCTCTGCCCATGCCGATCAGCAGTATCTCGATCTTGTCCGCTTCAGCCAGAAGCTTATCGAAATCCGCCACCGTCAGCGCCAGGGGATCCGCCGGCTCCCAGCCGTGGATGCCGGATGGCAGGCACAGCAGCGAGCCGCGATGCGACATATCGGCAAAGCGAAACCCGCCATTACCATAGGCCTCGATCGGGGCGCGGCCGGGGAAATGCGCCTCGCGGATGACGATGCCTTTGCCGGTCACCATTCTGTCACCCCTTCGGGGCCGCGCGTCAGGTCGCGACCGCCTTGCCGCCGCTGACCGGCTTCTCCTCGTCGGCCGAAGCCTGCGGCCGCAGCTTGAACAGGATCAGCAGCGGTGCGGCAATGAAGATCGACGAATAGGTGCCGAAGACAACGCCGAACAGCATCGCCAAGGTGAACGAGCGGATCACCTCGCCACCGAACAACACCAGCGCGAGCAGCGCCAAGCTGGTCGTCACAGAGGTCAACGTCGTTCTCGACAGCGTCTCGTTGATGGCGTTGTTCAATAGCTGCGGCAACGGCATCTTCTTGTATTTTCGCAGATCTTCTCGAACGCGGTCGTAGACCACGATCGTGTCGTTCAACGAATAGCCGATGATGGTCAGGATCGCCGCCAGCGATGATTGATTGAACTCCAGCCCGGAGATGACGAAGAAGCCGATCGTCATGACCACGTCGTGCACGGTCGCGACGATAGCGCCAACCGCGAACTGCCATTCGAACCGGAACCAGACATAGACCAGGATGCCGACAAGCGCGACCAGCATGGCGATCGTGCCTTGCTTTGCGAGTTCGCCCGATACGGTCGGCCCGACGACCTCGACGCGACGGAAGTCGTAGTTGTCTTGCAGTTCGCCGCGAACCTTGTCGATCACCGTCTGCTCGGCGTTTTCGCCGCCGCCCTGGGTGCCGACGCGGATCAGGACGTCGTTGGGAGCGCCGAACTGCTGCACCTGCACTTCGCCGATATTGAGCTCCGACAGTCTGCTGCGGATATCGCCGAGATTGGCGTCACCGCTCTTGGACTGCACCTCGATCAGCGAGCCGCCCTTGAAGTCGATGCCGTAATTGATGTCGACCGTAAAGAACAGCACGACCGACAGGATCGACAGCGCACTCGACAGCGCGAATGTCCACCGTCGGATGCCCATGAAAGGGATCTTCGTGCCGGGCGGAATGAAGGTCACCGGCGCCCGAGGCAGTTCCTTGGGCCGGGCGCGGCGCAGCCAGATCGACACCAGCATTCGGGTGAAGGTGAACGCGGTGAACACCGTGGTCAGGATGCCGATGGCATAGGTGATGGCAAAGCCCTTGACGGGCCCGGTGCCGAGATAGAACAGCACCACCGTTGCGATCAGCGAGGTGACGTTGGAATCGACGATCGTCGCCAGCGCCTTGGAAAACCCGGTATCGATCGCCTGGATCACCGAGCGGCCGTTGCGTCGCTCCTCTCGGATACGTTCGTAGATCAGCACGTTGGAATCGACCGCCATGCCGATGGTGAGCACGATACCGGCGATACCGGGCAAGGTCAGCGTCGCGCCGAGCAGCGACAGCAGTCCGACAATCATCGCCACGTGCACCGCCAGCGCGATGTTGGCGAGGAAGCCGAGGAACCCGTAGGCGACGAACATGAAGGCAACGACGAGGATCGAACCGATGATGCCCGCGACCTTGCCGGCATGAATCGAGTCCTGGCCGAGGCCCGGACCCACGGTGCGTTCTTCGATGACCGTCAACGTCGCCGGCAGCGCACCGGCGCGCAGAAGCACGGCCAGGTCATTGGCGCTCTGGGCGGTGAAATTGCCGGAGATCTGGCCGGTGCCGCCAAGGATCGGTTCGCGGATCTGCGGCGCCGAAATCACCTGGTTGTCGAGGATGATGGCGAACAGCTTGCCCACATTCTGCGCGGTGGCCTGGCCGAAGCGGGCAGCACCCTTCGAATCGAAGCGGAACGACACCACCGGTTCGTTGTTTTGCGAATTGTATGTCGCTTGCGCGTCGACCAGGTTCTCGCCCGAAACGATGACGCGGTTTTCGATCAGATACGGAACCGGCGGATCATCCTGCGAATAAAGCACCGTCGAGCCGGCGGGCGGGCGGCCCTTGAGCGCGTCCTGCACCGGCATCGACTGGTCGACCATCTGGAAGGTCAGCTTTGCAGTCTGGCCGAGGATTTCCTTCAGCCGCTGCGGATCCTGCAGGCCCGGCACCTGCACAAGGATGCGATCCTCGCCTTGCCGCTGCACGATAGGCTCGGTCGTGCCGAGTTCGTTGACGCGGCGTCCGACCACCTCGATCGACTGCGCCAATGCGGTCGAGGTGCGATATTTGATGCCGGCGTCGGTGACGGTGAACTTCAGCAGGCCGGGCTCGGAATCGTCCAGCGACATTTCCTGGATGGAACCGCCGGAGAACAGGCCAGCGGCAACCGGGTCGGTCAGCGACTTCAATGCCTTCTTGGCGGCATCGAGTTGGGCCGGGTCCGTGATGCGGACCTGCAGGGTCCGCCCCGTTCCACCAAGGCCGGTATAGCCGATCTTGGCGTCGCGCAGCAGCGTCCGGATTTCATCGCGCGCCGTCTCGAGCCGATCCTTGATCAGGTCGTTCTGGTTCATCTCGAGCAGGATGTGCGAGCCGCCCTGCAGGTCGAGGCCAAGTGTCATCTGCCGCTTCGGCACCCAGTTGGGGAGCTGGGCCAATGTGCTTGCGGGAATGAGATTGGGCGCGGCGAGGACCACTGTGGCGGCCACGGCCAGCCAGATCAGGATCATCTTGAAGCGCGAAAAATAGAGCATATGGCGTCGTCCGTCCGAGCGTACCCGCGGATCACTCCGCCTGGAATTGGATTATTTCTTGGCGTTCTGGTTGGCTACCGGCTCGCCCTTGACGCGCACGTCGGCGATCGTCGAGCGCAGCGCCGTCACCTTGGTGCCACCGCCAAGGTCGATCTCGAGTTCGTTGTCGTCGATCACCTTCGTCACCTTGCCGACGAAACCGCCGCCGGTGACGACCGTGTCGCCGCGACGGACCGCCGCCAGCATCTCGCCACGCTTCTTCAGCTGCGTGCGCTGCGGGCGGATGATCAGAAAATACATGATTACGAAAATCAGGACAAACGGCAAAATGCTGATGAACATATCGGGAGAGGCGCCGCCAATGCCTTGGGCGTATGCCGGTGTCACGAACATCAAGGTACTCCTGAATTTTGAAAAACGGCCGCCAAACCGAATGCAGTGAAAATTTGGCGGCCCCGCGAAATTTGGCCGAAATATAGTCGGTAACGTTGTCAATGCAACTGCGCGGCCGGGCAAATCGGCTGCTTTTCCGGCCTGTTTAGCCGTGTTAGAGCAGGATCGCGAAAAGCGCGAGCCGGTTTTCGGAAAAGATTACGCTCGAACAAATGGTTGCACGCAGTTTCGCAACCGCCGGAAGCGAACGGGTCCCACCTGCCCGACCCAAAGAGACGAACCAAGAAGACCCGAAATGACCGACAGCACCATCGACGCCCTCAACGAGAAACTTGACCGCCTGATCGAGGCTGTCGGCCGCCTCGCCCCACCGCCAGTGCCTGAAACCGGCCTTGGCGAGGCCGATTGTTTCGTCTGGCAGGCCGATCCCGGCTATCTGGAGCCGGTGCGCAAGGTCAACCGCGTCGACATCGGCCTGATCCGTGGTGTCGATCGCGTCCGCGACATCCTTGTCGACAACACCGAACGCTTCGCCGCCGGCTTTGCCGCCAACAATGTGCTTTTGTGGGGCGCACGCGGCATGGGCAAATCGTCGCTGGTCAAGGCCGTGCATGCCGAAATCAACGCCAAGGCCAAGTCCGACCTGCCGCTCAAGCTGATCGAAATCCACCGCGAGGACATCGACACGCTGCCGAAGCTGATGGGATTACTGAAGACCGCTCCCTTCCGCTTCATCCTGTTTTGCGACGACCTGTCCTTCGATCATGACGACACGTCCTACAAGTCGTTGAAGGCGGCGCTCGAAGGCGGCGTCGAGGGCCGCCCCGCCAACGTCATCTTCTACGCCACCTCGAACCGCCGCCACCTGCTGCCGCGCGACATGATCGACAACGAGCGCTCGACCGCCATCAACCCGTCCGAAGCCGTCGAGGAAAAGGTTTCGCTGTCCGACCGTTTCGGCCTCTGGCTCGGCTTCCACAAATGCTCGCAGGACGAATATCTCGACATGATCAATGGCTATGCCAGCCATCATGGCCTCGACATCGACCCCGGGCAGCTTCGCGCCGAGGCGCTGGAATGGGCAACGACGCGCGGCAGCCGTTCGGGCCGAGTCGCCTGGCAGTTCACCCAGGACCTGGCCGGCCGGCTCGGCAAGCCATTGAAGGATTGATCCATGTCGCCCGGGCGGGCTCGGTCTCGCGATTATGACATGGGGGGAACAAAAAAGTTAAACCAGGAAACCAACTGAAAAAGCCCGCTCCTTGCGGAACGGGCTGAGCCGGCGGGCCGGACTGGAGGTCAGACGGCCCGCAAATCGCTTTTTTTGTTCTATTCGAGATAAGTCGAGGGATCGACCGGGGCCGAGTTCTTGCGCACTTCGAAGTGCAGCTTCGGCGAGTCCGTCGTGCCGCTCATGCCCGAGAGTGCGATTTCCTGGCCGCGCTTGACCTTCTGGCCGCGCTGCACCTCGATCGAGCTGGCATGGCCGTAGACGGTGACCAGACCGTTCTCGTGGCGCACCAGCACCGTATTGCCGAATTCCTTGAGCCCGTCGCCGGCATAGATGACGACGCCGTTCTCGGCCGCTTTGATCGGCGTTCCCGTGGGCACGGCGATGTCGACGCCGTCCCTGCCGGATCCGAAGCCGGAGATCACCCGGCCGCGCACCGGCCAGCGCATCTTGCCGATGCCCGTGGCATCCGGCGCCACCGCCTCGTCGTCCTCGGCCTGCTGGATGACCTTCGCATCCTTCTTCGGCGGCGTGTAGGATGCCAGCGTTTCCGACGGCGTGGCCTTTGCGGCGGGCTGCGTGGTGGCCGTGGTCACCGGGTCGACCTTGGCCGGCTTTGCGCTGGCGACTGTCGCGGTTCCACCGGCCGGCACCTTCAGGGTCTGGCCGATCTTGAGCAAGCCATCTTTCATGCCGTTGGCCTGCTTCAGGGCAACGACGCCAACGCCGGTCTTCCTGGCGATCGAGGACATCGTGTCGCCGGACTGGACCGTATAGGTGCCGGCGAGGCCAGCCTTGGCCACCTGCGCTGGCTTGGGCTCCTTGGGCTGGCTTGTGGCGGCCGACGCATCGACCTGAGCCGCGGACTTGCCCTCCTTGACCTTCGGCTGCTGCGGCAGAACGGCGACCTTGTCCGGCGCGGTGGCCGGCAGGTCGTGCTTGCCGTCCTTGGCCGGCTTCGCATCAGCGACCTTCGATTCAGCCTTGCTCGAATAGGCATAGGCCGGGATGACGATCTTCTGACCGGTCTTCAGCCCCTTGGTCGGGCTCAGGCCATTCGCCTTCATGATGACATCGGCCGGCACCTTGTAGTGCGCCGCCAGGCCGGAAATGGTTTCGCCGTCCCGGACGACGATCTCGGTCGCGTGCGGCCGGCCGGCCTCAGCCATCTTCGGCTCGTCGGGCTGGGCATTTTTGAATGGCTTCGCGGCCGGCGCGACGGTGCCGGTTGTCGTCCTGTCGACATGGGGAGCGGGCCGAGCCAGGGCCGGCGCCGATGCGACACGCACCGGATTGGCGGCGGGCGCGAGCGCTGGAGCGGCCTGGGCTGAAACCGGCGGCGGCAACGGCCGGCTCGAAACCGGTTCAAGGCTGGAGCGGGCGACCGATTGCGTGTGGCTGCCGTCGAGCGGGGCTGCCGAGACGTCGCCCGGATAGGGCTGTACGGCATCCTGCTTGTTGATGATCGCGCGCTGATTGTTGGTCGAGGAAGTAAAGACGTCGTCGACACTGTTGAACCGCGAAGCCTGGGAACTGCACCCGGCGGCCGCGCCTGCAATCATGAGAACAGCGCAGCCCCGCGCCAGATTGCGACTGTTTGCCTTCAAAACATTGAGTTGCATCGCACTAACCCGCACAAACTCTGCACCAACTGGTCAGGATTAAAGCGCGTTAATGTTACTGGTCGGTTAACCCTATGGAATCCGACATAAATTTTCTTAAAATATTTGGGGCGGCCGATCATGCACTTCGGCAGGCTGAAATGGCGGGCAACGCCTGACGAAAAGCTACATCACCGCTGCCAGGCTGCGCAGGATCGGCTGCAGGCGCACAAGACCGATGTCCTCGCGCTCGAAACGGCTGCCGACCTTGGTCAGCTTGGCCAGCACCTGCTCGCCCTCCTCCGGGCCGATCGGTGCGATGACGATGCCGCCACTCGACAATTGGTCGAGCAGAAAGCGCGGCAGGCTGTCGAAAGCCGCCCAAGCGACGATGCGATCGAACGGTCCTTCAGCGGGCAAACCGGCGGAACCGTCGGCCTGGCGCGCGATGGCGTTGCTGATACCGAGCGCGTCGAAGCGCTGTTTTGCCTGTTCGGCCAGGGTCTTGTAGCGATCTACGGTAACGATGCGCGCGGCAAGCCGCGAAATCACCGCAGCGGTGTAGCCCGAGCCGGTGCCGATCTCGAGCACACGATTGCTGGGCTCGATGGCAAGTGCCGCGATCACCGCCGCCTGCATGTCGGCGCCTTCGATCGCCTCGCCGCATTCGATCGGTAACATTCGGTCGGACCAGGCGATCTGGTGGAAGTGGGGCGCCAGGAAACCGCGCCGTGGTGTCGCCTCGAAAGCCGCGATCAGCGCCTTCGGCACGGTCCCCCTGCCGCGCAGGCGTAGCAGGAAACCGGCGAAGCCTTCGCGATCGTCGATGCCATGGTTCATGCAAGCGCCTTGCTCAGCTGGTCACGGATCTCATGCGCGGTGAGGTCGAGCTGCAACGGCGTCACCGACACCAGACGGTTGCGCAGGGCAAAAAGGTCGGTGCCCTGCTTGCCTTCAACCGGCTCGCGGCCGAAGCGCAGCCAATAGTAAGGCAGGCCACGGCCGTCGCGACGTTCGTCGACCCAGAGGCTGTGCACCAGCTTGCCCTGTGTGGTGACCACAGTACCGGCGACTTCCTCGGGAAGGCAGTTCGGAAAATTGACATTGAGCAGCACGCCGTCGGGCAGCGGCGTCGCGACGAGCTTCTTCAGCAGCGCCGGCGCCAGCGCCTCGGTGGTCTCGTAAGGAACGACGCGGTCCTCGCCGACATAGCTGTAGCCCTGGCTGAGAGCGATCGACCTGATGCCGAGCAGCGCGCCTTCCATGGCGCCGGCGACGGTTCCCGAATAAGTGACGTCGTCGGCGATGTTGGCGCCCGAATTGATGCCGGACAGGATCAGGTCGGGTGCGCCGGGCAGGATCTTCTTGACGCCCATGATGACGCAATCGGTCGGCGTGCCCCGCACGGCAAAGTGCTTTTCGCCGATCTTGCGCAGCCGCAGCGGCTCCGAGATCGACAGCGAATGCGCGTAGCCGGACTGGTCCTGCTCCGGCGCCACCACCCAGACATCGTCGGACAGCGTACGGGCGACGCGCTCGAGCGATGCCAGCCCCTCGGCATGAATGCCGTCGTCGTTGGTCAGAAGGATGCGCATCATTTCGATTCGATCTTTTCCAGGCCGCCCATGTAAGGCCGCAGCACTTCAGGAATAGTTACGCTGCCATCCTCATTCTGGTAGTTTTCGATGACAGCTATGAGGGCGCGGCCGACAGCGGTGCCCGAACCGTTGAGCGTGTGGACGAAACGGTTGCCCTTGCCGTCCTTGTCCTTGTAGCGGGCATCCATGCGGCGCGCCTGGAAATCGCCGCAGACCGAGCAGGAGGAAATTTCGCGGTACGCATTCTGGCCGGGCAGCCAGACCTCGATGTCGTAGGTCTTGCGCGCGCCAAACCCCATGTCGCCGGTGCACAGAACCACGGTGCGGAACGGCAGCTCCAGCCGCTTCAGCACTTCCTCGGCGCATTGCGTCATCCGCTCATGTTCGGCGAGTGATGAGTCCTGGTCGGTGATCGATACAAGCTCGACCTTGTAGAACTGGTGCTGGCGCAGCATGCCGCGCGTGTCGCGCCCGGCCGACCCCGCTTCAGACCGGAAGCACGGCGTCAGCGCCGTGTAGCGCAACGGCAGTTTCTCATGCGCGGTGATTTCTTCACGCACAAGGTTGGTGAGCGGCACCTCGGCGGTGGGGATGAGGCCAAGCCTGCCCTCCCCGTGCGGCGTGAAGAACAGATCCTCCTCGAATTTCGGCAACTGGTTGGTGCCGAAAAGCACCTCGTCCCGCACCATCAGCGGCGGGATCACTTCCTCATAGCCATGCTCGGTCGTGTGCAGGTCGAGCATGAATTGGCCGATCGCCCGTTCCATCCGCGCCAGTCCGCTCTTCAGCACGGTGAAGCGCGAGCCCGACAGCTTCGCCGCCCGCTCGAAATCCATCATGCCGAGCGCTTCGCCGACCTCGAAATGCTCCTTCACCCAGTTCGGCCGCGTCGGCAGCTTGCCGACGACATGCCTGACAACATTGTCGTGCTCGTCCTTGCCGACAGGCACATCATCGAGCGGCACGTTGGGCAGCACCGCCAGCGCGTCGTTCAGCGCCTTGTCGAGCTCGCGTTCGCGCGCCTCGCCATTCTGGATGAAGGTTTTTATCTCGCCGACTTCGGCTTTCAGTTTTTCGGCAAGGGCGGCATCGCCCGAACGCATGGCGTTGCCGATCTCCTTCGAGGCGGCGTTGCGGCGC
The genomic region above belongs to Mesorhizobium sp. B4-1-4 and contains:
- the trmFO gene encoding methylenetetrahydrofolate--tRNA-(uracil(54)-C(5))-methyltransferase (FADH(2)-oxidizing) TrmFO, translating into MSKDPIHIIGGGLAGSEAAWQAAQAGVPVILHEMRPVRGTDAHKTDGLAELVCSNSFRSDDAENNAVGLLHAEMRLAGSLIMSAGDANQVPAGGALAVDRDGFSDTVTKKLEAHPLITIQREEVPGLPPADWDQAIIATGPLTAPSLAQSIAEATGADALAFFDAIAPIIHFDTIDMETCWFQSRYDKVGPGGTGKDYINCPMDKDQYLAFVQALVDGQKTEFKQWEGTPYFDGCLPIEIMAERGVETLRYGPMKPMGLTNAHNPTVKAYAVVQLRQDNALGTLYNMVGFQTKLKHAEQVRIFRTIPGLENADFARLGGLHRNTYINSPTLLDGSLQLKSRLGLRFAGQITGCEGYVESAAIGLLAGRFAAAERLGQTPSLPPLTTAFGALLNHITGGHIVSDDEPGKRSFQPMNVNFGLFPPVEAPTTEGKRLRGKDKTVAKRHAITSRALADCREWLRLPDQAQAAE
- the yajC gene encoding preprotein translocase subunit YajC; the protein is MFVTPAYAQGIGGASPDMFISILPFVLIFVIMYFLIIRPQRTQLKKRGEMLAAVRRGDTVVTGGGFVGKVTKVIDDNELEIDLGGGTKVTALRSTIADVRVKGEPVANQNAKK
- a CDS encoding Mth938-like domain-containing protein, encoding MVTGKGIVIREAHFPGRAPIEAYGNGGFRFADMSHRGSLLCLPSGIHGWEPADPLALTVADFDKLLAEADKIEILLIGMGRDLRPLPAQLRATLKEAGIASDPMSTGAAVRTYNVLLAEDRAVAAALIAVD
- the secDF gene encoding protein translocase subunit SecDF, which gives rise to MLYFSRFKMILIWLAVAATVVLAAPNLIPASTLAQLPNWVPKRQMTLGLDLQGGSHILLEMNQNDLIKDRLETARDEIRTLLRDAKIGYTGLGGTGRTLQVRITDPAQLDAAKKALKSLTDPVAAGLFSGGSIQEMSLDDSEPGLLKFTVTDAGIKYRTSTALAQSIEVVGRRVNELGTTEPIVQRQGEDRILVQVPGLQDPQRLKEILGQTAKLTFQMVDQSMPVQDALKGRPPAGSTVLYSQDDPPVPYLIENRVIVSGENLVDAQATYNSQNNEPVVSFRFDSKGAARFGQATAQNVGKLFAIILDNQVISAPQIREPILGGTGQISGNFTAQSANDLAVLLRAGALPATLTVIEERTVGPGLGQDSIHAGKVAGIIGSILVVAFMFVAYGFLGFLANIALAVHVAMIVGLLSLLGATLTLPGIAGIVLTIGMAVDSNVLIYERIREERRNGRSVIQAIDTGFSKALATIVDSNVTSLIATVVLFYLGTGPVKGFAITYAIGILTTVFTAFTFTRMLVSIWLRRARPKELPRAPVTFIPPGTKIPFMGIRRWTFALSSALSILSVVLFFTVDINYGIDFKGGSLIEVQSKSGDANLGDIRSRLSELNIGEVQVQQFGAPNDVLIRVGTQGGGENAEQTVIDKVRGELQDNYDFRRVEVVGPTVSGELAKQGTIAMLVALVGILVYVWFRFEWQFAVGAIVATVHDVVMTIGFFVISGLEFNQSSLAAILTIIGYSLNDTIVVYDRVREDLRKYKKMPLPQLLNNAINETLSRTTLTSVTTSLALLALVLFGGEVIRSFTLAMLFGVVFGTYSSIFIAAPLLILFKLRPQASADEEKPVSGGKAVAT
- a CDS encoding type II toxin-antitoxin system ParD family antitoxin, with protein sequence MESAEKLSITVTPAMARMIREKVEDGSFGSASEVIRAALRAFQREEEEHAERMASIRARVKASLEDKRPTLSGEEVRAHLQGLFAENTSPDHDSAT
- a CDS encoding ATP-binding protein; translated protein: MTDSTIDALNEKLDRLIEAVGRLAPPPVPETGLGEADCFVWQADPGYLEPVRKVNRVDIGLIRGVDRVRDILVDNTERFAAGFAANNVLLWGARGMGKSSLVKAVHAEINAKAKSDLPLKLIEIHREDIDTLPKLMGLLKTAPFRFILFCDDLSFDHDDTSYKSLKAALEGGVEGRPANVIFYATSNRRHLLPRDMIDNERSTAINPSEAVEEKVSLSDRFGLWLGFHKCSQDEYLDMINGYASHHGLDIDPGQLRAEALEWATTRGSRSGRVAWQFTQDLAGRLGKPLKD
- a CDS encoding phytoene/squalene synthase family protein, which produces MPQNIEIVMSAVRAADRDRYLSALYAPADKRDALVSLYAFNAEIASIRDRIHEPLPGEVRLQWWRDVIAAGGEAGAGHPVAEALNATIAAFKLPKLAFENMLEARIFDLYDDPMPSRTDIEGYCGETAAALIQLAAMVLDPVEAPRFAELAGRAGCAQAMTGLLLLLPLHRKRGQCFIPVDILAAAGSSPEEFVAGDGGPGAQRAVAAMRALAREHLSAFEQGAAALPVSLRPAFLPLVLSRAYLDKMEGLRRSPLDGVVRLSALRRHWLLLRRASRGWPAL
- a CDS encoding T6SS immunity protein Tdi1 domain-containing protein translates to MSGIWRDVAFQFEPDVALATAKAWSWLLPEPWTPLVCSMVGGMFVMRPNNEVHWLDTGTGLVERVARSATDFEEIIRTAPDLVDEWFLPPLVERLHAAGKKPKAGECYGFTILPVFAEGKFDVDNMFVTPVSEQFVGMANVHRQLNELPDSSRVRIKVVD